ACTTAAACAATTTCTTCTAAATTCACACACAATTGAGTTTGAAGATAACTTATTAAAAACACTTTATGAATTTAATAATAAATATTTTCCGGTTCCTGAATACAAGTATAAAGTCAGGCAGAAACAAATTGACGAAGACAGCTACGGCAAGGAGAAAGAGAAAGAATTTCTCCCAATCTTCAACAGGCTCGTTAAGGAATATAATATAGAATTAAGAAGGAGCACATCTGACAATTTTCTGGACAAATGGTATTCTCACCACATTAGAAATGAAATACAATTTGTTTTTGATGAAATTAAAAAAATAAAAGATTCTGGTACTAAAAAAATAATAGCAATTATATTAAGCAGAACTATCCGCTCATGTAGGGCTACGACTCACGCCGATTTAGCAACACTGAAAGAACCGGTTACCACAACGTATTACTGTGCAAAACACGGAAAAATATGCAAGCCGCTTTTTTCTATCCTTAAATGGTGGGAAACATACACTAAAGATACGATAAAACGTCTTATTCAGTTTGATAAATTGAGAACACAAACTTTCCAGATATGCCTTAGCGGCGACAGCAGGACTATAAATATATTGACTGAACTCCAAAAGAAAAATTCAATATTTGCAGAACTAGCAAAAGAACAGAAAATTAAAGGCATTTTTTCGAGTCCGCCTTATGTTGGATTAATTAATTATCACGAACAACATGCTTATGCTTATGACCTTTTCGGTTTTGACAGAAAAGATGATTTGGAAATAGGACCACTTTACAAAGGTAATGGTAAGGAAGCAAAGCAGAGTTATATCCAGGGCATTACAGATGTTTTAAATAACTGTAAAAAGTTTTTGGTAGAAGACTATGACATTTTCCTCGTGGCAAACGACAAATACAATATGTATCCCACTATTGCAGAAAATTCTGGAATGCAAATTGTAAATCAATATAAACGCCCTGTATTGAACCGTACAGAAAAGGATAAAGGGGCTTATTCGGAAATAATTTTCCACTTAAAGAAAAAGTGAAAAGGCATTATCAATGAAAAACAAAAAACATATCACAGAAACTATCAAATTCTGTCTTCGCGAAAAATTTTTAAAATATAAACCTGAAACGGATAATATGCCTTTTCATTACAGGTTACTTGGAAAAGATAGAATGGCTTTATTTTCATTTATCCAATCTCTCAATACCACTTTTGGAACTTCAATTTACGAACCAGTTGCAAAAGAACTTGCAAAAGGAAACTTCAAAGAGGTTTATACGCAGTATGTACTTGGGAAAACCATTACAGAAGGTGCTCAAAATGAAATTCAAAAAATTATGAATGATCTTTCTATCGGAGGTGATGTAAATAAATCAGAAGAAACAGAAAGAATTAGAAAAGTATCACAGAAAGGAACTGAAAACAAACTCAAGTCTGTGAAGGTAGATTTATTTCTCATCTCAAAATCAGATGAAGTTTTTATGTTTGATTTGAAAACTGTTAAGCCCAACAAAGGTGACTTTATTTCATATAAGCGAAATATGCTTGAATGGCTGGCTGTTTATTTTTTTCAACATCCAAAAGATAAGGTAAACACTCTGATTTCTATTCCTTATAATCCTTATGAACCAGAGCCTTACAAACGATGGACGATGAAAGGAATGTTAGATTTAAAAAAAGAGGTCATGGTAGCTGATGAATTTTGGAACTTTCTTGCAGGTGAAGGAACATACAATGATTTACTTGATTGCTTTGAGCAAGCAGGCATTGAGCTAAGACCAGAAATTGATAAGTATTTTAAAAAATTTGAATAAAAGTGCAAGATTTTTTTGCCGAGCAACAACGAACTCCATCCGTATCGCAATGCAATTCAATAGCATAGACAGAATATTTTCCACCAATAGACATAAACAGGGGAATTACCAGTGAAAAATCATGGGAATGACAGAATTGTATACTCGATAAATGTGGGTGATATTCAAGAAGTCGCTCAACAAATTCTCGAACGTAACCTCACCAAGGAAGAGATTCTTTTAGTTGAAAATTCGATAGGTAATCACTTAGATTGGTTTCAAGCAATTGAAGATTCAATTTTTGAACATATTACAAAATAGATCACTACATTACATTAATTCAGGAAAATCATCCAATAAATCAATCTAATAGACAACTCATCACAACCAAAGTGACATAGGGGTCAGGTCTTGGAAAGTAAGTTTTCAGATACTTGGGGACGTTGTTTCTATTTGTGATATTTATAGCCATAACGTTGAGCCAATGGGCAGTTTTGATAACGGTGTATCGGCCAGATCCAGATATTTGGGTCAATTGCCGAATAAGGAGGGGAAAATGATGTTACCCTTTGAAAAATGTCCTGTTTGTGGGGGTGAATTAAAGGAGAAGGTAGTCGAAAAGATTTTACAAGGAGGAAATCATACTGCTGTTTTACAAATCCATGCTGAAGTGTGTCTCCATTGTGGTGAACGATTATATGCTGAGGAAACCGTAAGATTATTTGAAAAAATTAGGAACAAATTAAAAAGGCAAGATCTTTCCGGCTTTGATCCTTTAGGACAGGCATTTGCAGTAGATAAGGAATGGCTTAACAAGCAAATTCAGCCGACCGCTAAAAGCGCCGACTGATTTGCAGCGCGTTAGCCGGTTTTATTTTTTAGAGAAATATTTCACACCAGGTTTATTCTTGAAGTCTGAGTCCTGCGTCCAGATGGTAGCATCGAGGGCAGAAGGGACAGGTCCTGAAAAGTAGGTTTTATCAGCAAAAGAAATTTCTCAAAACTTGACCCTACTGACCCCTAACCATCGTAGTACACCTGACCCCAGTCGGTAGCTACCGCAACAAAGAAAGAAGTCTATGTTAAAAGACCAAATGGAAAATATATACAAGAATGTAAAACTTGAAAAAATTCCTTGGAATATAGAAACTCCTCCAAGAATTCTACAGAATCTTGTGGAAAATGGAAAAGTAAAACCATGCAAAACGGTAGAGCTGGGGTGCGGGGCGGGGAATTATGTCATTTATTTATCACGTATGGGGTTTAAAGCTACTGGTGTAGATTTTTCAGACACTGCAATTGAAATTGCAAAAAACTCTTCAAAAGCAAAAGGAGTAGACTGTAATTTTATCAAGGCAGATGTTCTTGGTGATTTAGATGAAATTCAAGGTACATTCGATTTTGTATTTGATTGGGAGTTGTTGCATCATATTTTTCCGGAATCAAGAAAGAAGTATTTAGACAATGTATACAAATTGCTTAATCAGGAAGGGCGCTATTTATCAGTTTTCTTCAGTGAGGACAGCCCTCAATTCGGCGGTGAAGGTAAATACAGAAAGACCCCTCTTGATACTGTGTTATATTTCTCGTCCGAAGGCGAGATGGAAGTGCTATTTGACCCTATTTTTAAAATTGAGGAACTGAAAACAGTTGAAATCGAGGGTAAGTTCGGAGTTCATAAAGCCATCCATGCATTTCTAACAAAAAGGCCATAATCAGCTAATAAACTGATTGAAAGATATGCCTCTCAAAACCCAACCTAAAGAGCCCACCAGTTTTAATCGAATCTTAACACTATTGTAACACAACTGTAACATCTCTCTGATATAAGGAAGAAAATAAAAAACAGAGTAAAACAAACAATAAGGAGAGATTAAAGAATGAATAAAATACTATCTGTTTTTACTGTATTGGCAGTCAGTCTTCTGTCCTTTGGCAACTCATTTGCTGATGATACCAAGCTAAATGGTGCAGGGGCATCATTTCCCTATCCTGTTTATTCTGCATGGGCATATGACTATAGCAAGATTAGCGGGGTAAAACTCAACTATCAGTCTATAGGTTCAGGCGGAGGAATAAGACAGATTATAAACAGAACCGTTGATTTTGGAGCCTCTGATGCGCCTCTCAAACCGGATGAACTAGAGAAAGACAACCTACTCCAATTCCCTGCTGTCATTGGAGGGGTTGTCATCGTGGTTAATATACCTGGTATAAAGGCAGGCGAACTGAGGCTCGATTCGAATGTGCTCTCCAAGGTCTATCTTGGAGAGATAAGTTACTGGGATGATGGGAAGATAAAGCAACTAAATCCGGGTAAAGCGCTCCTTCATAAAAAGATCACCGTTGTCCATAGATCCGATGGATCAGGTACAACCGCTATATTCACCGATTACCTGAGCGCTGTGTCTTCCGACTGGAAAGAAAAGGTTGGTGCAGGAACATCTGTAAAATGGACTGTTGGTATCGGCGGCAAGGGTAACGAAGGTGTAGCAAACTATGTAAAGAGGGTTGGGCATTCTATAGGATATGTTGAATTTGCTTATGCAAAGGAGAATAATCTTAGCTATACACTCCTGAAAAACTCTTCAGGCAATTTTGTTGAGCCTGGTTTTGAGAGTTTTGAGGATGCAGCACGTTCGGCTAACTTTGACCCGAAAAAAGACTTCTATCTATGGCTGAACAATGCCCCTGGTAAGAATGCATGGCCTATAGCAGGTGCAACATTTATACTCCTTGCAAAGGAGAAAAAAGAGTCGAATATCAATGTGGTTAAGTTCTATGACTGGGCATTTAAAAAAGGGGATCAGACAGCTAAAAGACTTATATACATTCCTTTGCCATTGTCGTTGAAGAATAAGATTCGAGGATACTGGAAAACCAATCGCGTTTATTGAAATGAGGATGGATATTTGATAACACGTTCAAAGAAAAATTTTGTTGACATATTCTTCCTGTCCATTAGTGCCATTGCGTCCTTGTCGGTTCTCCTGTTGATTATAGGAATCCTGTATGTGTTAATCTCGGAATCATCTCCTGCAATAGAGAAATTTGGTGTATGGCGATTCATCTCTTCAACAGACTGGAACCCGGTAAAAGGGTCATTTGGAGCAGCTACAACTCTCTTTGGAACAGCGATAACAACTGTATTATCCATACTAATAGCTGTACCTGTAGCAATTGGCATTGCCATATTTGTAACCGAGATAGCACCAAGCTTCCTTAAAGGACCAATTGGCGCTGCCATAGAACTACTGGCAGCTATACCAAGCATAATATACGGAATGTGGGGACTCTTTACCCTCGCACCTATAATGTCCAACTATATAGAGCCGGCCCTCCAGAAGAGCTTTGGCAGGCTTCCCTTTGTTGGGATGCTCTTCGAAGGCACACCCATGGGTATAGACCTCTTGACAGCGAGTGTTATTTTAAGTATCATGATTATTCCCTTTACTGCCAGTATCTCAAGAGACGCATTTAACCTTACACCTACTGTAACAAAAGAATCTGCCTATGCACTTGGTGCAACAAAATGGGAAGTCGTTAAGAATGTAGTGATCCCCTATTCTAAGCTTGGTGTATTTGGTGGTATTGTCCTTTCTCTTGGAAGGGCACTTGGTGAAACCATGGCAGTTGCTTTTGTCCTGGGTAATAATCATCAGATAACTGCGTCTCTTTTCGATGCTGCAGCAACTATAACCGTAACGCTGGCAAATGAGTTTACCGAAGCAGATTCAGATATATATCTTTCATCTTTATTTTACCTTGCCCTAATCCTTTTTGTAATGAGTTTTGTAGTCCTTGCAATAGCAAAGTTTTTTATTCTAAAGACTGAAAAGGGGATTAAATAATGAACACGGCTCAGGTCAGAAAATTGAAGAATGGTATTGCCCTCACGGTCTGTACCCTTGCCGCCTTTCTTGGTCTCTTCTGGCTTTTTTTTATAATCTGGGATGTCTTTTTTAATGGGATAGGCGGTCTGAATCTCGCTCTTTTTATGAACGACCCTGTCCCTCCCGGTTTAGAAGGTGGTGGTTTGAGAAATGCCTTTGTGGGCCACCTGATGATAACTTTCTTTGCCACCCTGATAGGTGTCCCAATAGGGATTTTGGGGGGAACATTCCTTGCAGAATATGCCCGGGGAAGAAAGATTGCGAGGTTGATAAGTGTGTTATCCGACATAATGGTGAGCGTCCCTTCCATAGTGATAGGAACGTTTATCTATGCGGTAATTGTTAAGCCTGTGGGTCATTTTAGCGGGTGGGCAGGTGCAGTGGCGCTTGCAATCATAATGATTCCAGTTGTCTTAAGGACAACAGAAGACATGCTCTCTCTTGTACCATGGACACTGAGAGAGGCTGCATTTGCTCTCGGCGCACCATACTACAAGGTAATTATTCATGTAATTTATAGAGCGGCGGCGGCAGGGATTCTTACAGGAATACTCCTGTCAATAGCCCGTGTGGTGGGGGAAACTGCACCGTTACTCTTTACATCCTTTAACAACTCATTTTTCTCGGCAAATATGAATGAGCCTGTCTCATCCCTTACAGTAAGTATATTTCAGTATGCTATGGGGCCTTACGATAGCTGGCATAGCCAGGCATGGGCATCATCACTTATGATAACTGTATTTATACTGGTGCTCGCAGTTTTGGGCAGGCTATTACTTGCATGGAGATACGGTAAGAGACCAACAATATGAATGATAATAATGTCAAGATAGAGGTAAAGAGACTCCATTTCTGCTACTCAGGTTGTAAGCACACCTTGGAGGACATCTCGCTTTCTGTGTACAAAAACACGGTTACAGCCCTTATCGGGCCTTCTGGTTGTGGAAAGACCACATTCCTCCGATGTCTTAACAGGATGCATGACCTTTATCCAGGTAATCGCTATGAAGGTGAGATATGGATAGATAACAAGAATATCCTTGAAAAAGATATAGATCACATAGGATTAAGGAGCAAGATTGGCATGGTCTTCCAAAAACCTACACCATTTCCCATGTCAATCTTTGAGAACATCGCGTTCGGTCTTAAGCTTATGGGTATAAGAAAAAAAACTGAAATTGCCGATAGGGTTGAAAAGGCTCTAAAGGATGCCGCCCTGTGGGAAGAGATAGGGGACAAACTGAATAACTTTGCCCTCTCCCTTTCAGGTGGTCAGCAGCAAAGGTTATGTATTGCAAGAGCAATAGCCGTAGAACCCGAGGTCATTCTGATGGATGAGCCCTGTTCAGCCCTCGACCCCATTGCTACCGCAAAGATAGAGGACCTGATCGCAGAATTAACGAAGAGATATACTGTTGTTATAGTAACCCACAATATGCAGCAGGCAGCCAGAGTATCGGAATATGCAGGATTTTTCATGATGGGGAAGTTGATTGAGTTTGATACAACCCAAAAGATATTCACAGCCCCGTCAAACAAAATGACAGAGGACTATATCACAGGAAGGTTTGGATAAGATTATTTCCCCCTCTGCCTTGATGGGAGAGGGTGAATACGAAAAAGAGGATGAAAGACCATGGAAAGACAATTTGAGAAAGAATTGCAGGATTTAAGGGAAAATTTATTGAAGATGGGTACTCTGGTTGAAGAAGCCATTGCCAATGCAGTGAAATCTCTGGTTGAGCGGGATTCTGATTTGGCAAGGAGAACTATCGAGTGTGACTGTCAGATAGACCAACTGGAGGTGAAACTGGAGGAAAAGGCTGTTAGACTTTTAGCCCTGAGACAACCCATGGCACGAGACTTAAGGTTTATTATAAAGAGTGTAAAAATAATTGCATCCCTTGAGAGGATTGGAGACCACGCTGTTAATATCTCTGAAAGGGCACTGGAGCTGAATAAAGAACCCCCATTAAAACCGTATATCGATATTCCAATAATGGCAAGGGCAGCTCAAATGATGCTAAAAGAAGCGCTGGATGCATTTATCAACGAGGATACAGCCCTAGCATTCAAGGTATGCCACGACGACCAGCTAATAGATGATTTGGATGACCAGATACTACGAGAACTGTTGACGTTTATGATGGAAGACCCGCACACCATAACAAGGGCTGTCAGGATAATCCAGATATCCAAATATTTAGAAAGGATCGGCGATCTTGCCACCAATATCGCAGAAAGTATTATCTACATGGTTGAAGCCAGGGATATAAGACACGGGGGTTACATAAAGGAGGATACAACAAAATAAAGATTTGGATTTGTCAGTCAAAAGTGCTATTATTGTCCCTCCATCATTCCTTTTGCGCTGCAAGGGTTCGAGGGGTCGAGGATTCCAGGATTCGAGAGCCTACAACAGCATGCTTTAGCTTGCTGCAGCGGCCTAAAGCCCGCTGTTGTAGCCTGCTGTTGATTCCCTTGATCACTTGACCCCTTGAACCCTCAAGCCATCCCGACAAGTCGGGATGGTAGTTGATATAAATAAAGCTATGGCCAAAGAGAAAATCCTCGTAGTGGATGACGAGCGAGACATCATAGAGCTGATAAAATATAATCTGGAGATGGAAGGTTTCCGGATAAGTTATGCATACAATGGAGAAGATGCCTTAAGACTGGCTAAAAGAGAACCTCCTGATTTATTTATCCTGGATTTAATGCTTCCAGAAATGGACGGTCTTGAGGTCTGCCGAGTCCTTAAAAAGGAGACTAAGACAAATCATATCCCCGTTATTATGCTAACAGCAAAAACAGGGGAACCGGATATTGTTGTTGGATTGGAGCTGGGTGCAGATGACTATATTACAAAACCCTTCAGCACAAGGGAGTTGGTAGCAAGAGTAAAAGCGGTCCTAAGGAGGGGTTCCAGGCACAGAGACCTCAAGGAAAAACTCGTATTTGGCAACCTGGAAGTAGATTCGACTAACTATAGGGTTACCTGGAGGGGTAACTTCCTTGACCTCACGCCGACCGAATTTAAATTATTCTTTTTCTTGGTTCAAAGGCAAGGACTGGTTATGACACGACAACAAATCCTGGATGGAGTTTTAGGAGACGAAGCCTTTGTAACCGACAGGGCAGTTGACGTTCATATCAGAAGGCTTCGGATGAAATTGAAGGGAGCTTCTCCCTGTATTATCACCAGAAGAGGTATAGGCTATATGT
This genomic stretch from Thermodesulfobacteriota bacterium harbors:
- the phoU gene encoding phosphate signaling complex protein PhoU, whose product is MERQFEKELQDLRENLLKMGTLVEEAIANAVKSLVERDSDLARRTIECDCQIDQLEVKLEEKAVRLLALRQPMARDLRFIIKSVKIIASLERIGDHAVNISERALELNKEPPLKPYIDIPIMARAAQMMLKEALDAFINEDTALAFKVCHDDQLIDDLDDQILRELLTFMMEDPHTITRAVRIIQISKYLERIGDLATNIAESIIYMVEARDIRHGGYIKEDTTK
- a CDS encoding DNA methyltransferase — its product is MEILLSIKEASEWATEYLGKTVTTSNISYLIQYGRIRKIGDNGAAQVSRQELIEYYKSYNGKREISWRNQLGEDLNWALSFDQYKEAETTKHVHRLHPYKGKFIPQLVEYFLDSHTDNFKKQRYFSKGDIILDPFSGSGTTLVQSCELGMHAIGIDVSAFNALIGNCKISKYNLTDVQKEINRITRLLKQFLLNSHTIEFEDNLLKTLYEFNNKYFPVPEYKYKVRQKQIDEDSYGKEKEKEFLPIFNRLVKEYNIELRRSTSDNFLDKWYSHHIRNEIQFVFDEIKKIKDSGTKKIIAIILSRTIRSCRATTHADLATLKEPVTTTYYCAKHGKICKPLFSILKWWETYTKDTIKRLIQFDKLRTQTFQICLSGDSRTINILTELQKKNSIFAELAKEQKIKGIFSSPPYVGLINYHEQHAYAYDLFGFDRKDDLEIGPLYKGNGKEAKQSYIQGITDVLNNCKKFLVEDYDIFLVANDKYNMYPTIAENSGMQIVNQYKRPVLNRTEKDKGAYSEIIFHLKKK
- the pstC gene encoding phosphate ABC transporter permease subunit PstC; the protein is MTRSKKNFVDIFFLSISAIASLSVLLLIIGILYVLISESSPAIEKFGVWRFISSTDWNPVKGSFGAATTLFGTAITTVLSILIAVPVAIGIAIFVTEIAPSFLKGPIGAAIELLAAIPSIIYGMWGLFTLAPIMSNYIEPALQKSFGRLPFVGMLFEGTPMGIDLLTASVILSIMIIPFTASISRDAFNLTPTVTKESAYALGATKWEVVKNVVIPYSKLGVFGGIVLSLGRALGETMAVAFVLGNNHQITASLFDAAATITVTLANEFTEADSDIYLSSLFYLALILFVMSFVVLAIAKFFILKTEKGIK
- the pstA gene encoding phosphate ABC transporter permease PstA, encoding MNTAQVRKLKNGIALTVCTLAAFLGLFWLFFIIWDVFFNGIGGLNLALFMNDPVPPGLEGGGLRNAFVGHLMITFFATLIGVPIGILGGTFLAEYARGRKIARLISVLSDIMVSVPSIVIGTFIYAVIVKPVGHFSGWAGAVALAIIMIPVVLRTTEDMLSLVPWTLREAAFALGAPYYKVIIHVIYRAAAAGILTGILLSIARVVGETAPLLFTSFNNSFFSANMNEPVSSLTVSIFQYAMGPYDSWHSQAWASSLMITVFILVLAVLGRLLLAWRYGKRPTI
- the pstB gene encoding phosphate ABC transporter ATP-binding protein PstB; amino-acid sequence: MNDNNVKIEVKRLHFCYSGCKHTLEDISLSVYKNTVTALIGPSGCGKTTFLRCLNRMHDLYPGNRYEGEIWIDNKNILEKDIDHIGLRSKIGMVFQKPTPFPMSIFENIAFGLKLMGIRKKTEIADRVEKALKDAALWEEIGDKLNNFALSLSGGQQQRLCIARAIAVEPEVILMDEPCSALDPIATAKIEDLIAELTKRYTVVIVTHNMQQAARVSEYAGFFMMGKLIEFDTTQKIFTAPSNKMTEDYITGRFG
- a CDS encoding TdeIII family type II restriction endonuclease → MKNKKHITETIKFCLREKFLKYKPETDNMPFHYRLLGKDRMALFSFIQSLNTTFGTSIYEPVAKELAKGNFKEVYTQYVLGKTITEGAQNEIQKIMNDLSIGGDVNKSEETERIRKVSQKGTENKLKSVKVDLFLISKSDEVFMFDLKTVKPNKGDFISYKRNMLEWLAVYFFQHPKDKVNTLISIPYNPYEPEPYKRWTMKGMLDLKKEVMVADEFWNFLAGEGTYNDLLDCFEQAGIELRPEIDKYFKKFE
- a CDS encoding response regulator transcription factor, with protein sequence MVVDINKAMAKEKILVVDDERDIIELIKYNLEMEGFRISYAYNGEDALRLAKREPPDLFILDLMLPEMDGLEVCRVLKKETKTNHIPVIMLTAKTGEPDIVVGLELGADDYITKPFSTRELVARVKAVLRRGSRHRDLKEKLVFGNLEVDSTNYRVTWRGNFLDLTPTEFKLFFFLVQRQGLVMTRQQILDGVLGDEAFVTDRAVDVHIRRLRMKLKGASPCIITRRGIGYMFQADIAEEEA
- the pstS gene encoding phosphate ABC transporter substrate-binding protein PstS, yielding MNKILSVFTVLAVSLLSFGNSFADDTKLNGAGASFPYPVYSAWAYDYSKISGVKLNYQSIGSGGGIRQIINRTVDFGASDAPLKPDELEKDNLLQFPAVIGGVVIVVNIPGIKAGELRLDSNVLSKVYLGEISYWDDGKIKQLNPGKALLHKKITVVHRSDGSGTTAIFTDYLSAVSSDWKEKVGAGTSVKWTVGIGGKGNEGVANYVKRVGHSIGYVEFAYAKENNLSYTLLKNSSGNFVEPGFESFEDAARSANFDPKKDFYLWLNNAPGKNAWPIAGATFILLAKEKKESNINVVKFYDWAFKKGDQTAKRLIYIPLPLSLKNKIRGYWKTNRVY
- a CDS encoding class I SAM-dependent methyltransferase, which translates into the protein MLKDQMENIYKNVKLEKIPWNIETPPRILQNLVENGKVKPCKTVELGCGAGNYVIYLSRMGFKATGVDFSDTAIEIAKNSSKAKGVDCNFIKADVLGDLDEIQGTFDFVFDWELLHHIFPESRKKYLDNVYKLLNQEGRYLSVFFSEDSPQFGGEGKYRKTPLDTVLYFSSEGEMEVLFDPIFKIEELKTVEIEGKFGVHKAIHAFLTKRP
- a CDS encoding YgiT-type zinc finger protein; its protein translation is MMLPFEKCPVCGGELKEKVVEKILQGGNHTAVLQIHAEVCLHCGERLYAEETVRLFEKIRNKLKRQDLSGFDPLGQAFAVDKEWLNKQIQPTAKSAD